A single Brassica rapa cultivar Chiifu-401-42 chromosome A04, CAAS_Brap_v3.01, whole genome shotgun sequence DNA region contains:
- the LOC103864074 gene encoding uncharacterized protein LOC103864074 — protein MGDEPRFSEKWDFRRQENNFDDDSSSDDPDSYSTHEPIIHNTDPVLDSNHLDNGTKTVSTEQPVKTRKRRSKKDESKPEKAKQVRKRKPKTVCAEENTKKKETVMETDEVGMFMKTLLDDLTASRESLMNWMNTELNGSSDQHVVSRPPPKKRAVAAGPAKKRRTKTKGQEEGSEKQRKQDEICQRMNKPKEKGSEVVQNGGDQAQQLDYDVGTLDMFLRSGHEQGQQGIVAQTEIENATAMDEKKSVVLAIEAPKLRQRQKKTREANTIKNRSETKKDDNFAIPYVPQLSSSPTLQSFPVGSSLFPSPSQGVTSLASNNSYQPMQPPVVPQFSDLYEFQTGFAGGQGYDKSSPFHNNGYFSGFPAASQPNLMAQVNHTTYSQQRDNNNMFGELQMVVGAIPYSGSRFHESEVGNGNNILSDYKTSSGR, from the coding sequence ATGGGAGATGAGCCAAGGTTTAGTGAGAAATGGGATTTCAGAAGGCAGGAGAACAACTTTGATGATGATTCTTCAAGCGACGATCCGGATTCATATTCAACTCACGAACCGATTATTCATAACACAGATCCTGTTCTTGACTCTAATCATCTAGACAATGGAACAAAAACAGTGTCTACGGAGCAACCAGTGAAAACCCGGAAGAGAAGGAGCAAGAAAGATGAGAGTAAACCTGAGAAAGCTAAACAAGTAAGGAAAAGGAAACCGAAAACTGTTTGTGCAGAGGAGAATACGAAGAAAAAGGAAACGGTAATGGAGACGGATGAAGTTGGAATGTTTATGAAGACGTTGCTTGATGATCTTACAGCTTCGAGAGAGAGCTTGATGAATTGGATGAACACTGAATTGAATGGATCATCGGATCAACATGTTGTGTCTCGACCACCTCCGAAGAAGAGAGCGGTTGCTGCGGGACCAGCGAAGAAGAGGAGAACGAAGACAAAAGGACAAGAGGAGGGCAGTgaaaaacagaggaaacagGACGAGATTTGTCAAAGGATGAACAAACCTAAAGAGAAGGGTTCAGAGGTTGTGCAGAACGGTGGAGATCAAGCTCAACAACTTGATTATGATGTTGGAACGTTGGATATGTTTCTCAGGAGCGGTCATGAACAAGGACAACAAGGTATTGTTGCGCAAACCGAGATCGAAAATGCGACAGCCATGGATGAGAAGAAGAGTGTTGTTTTGGCCATTGAAGCTCCAAAGCTAAGACAGAGACAAAAGAAGACGAGAGAAGCCAACACCATCAAAAACAGATCCGAAACAAAGAAAGATGATAACTTTGCGATACCCTATGTGCCACAGCTGTCTTCATCGCCAACGTTGCAGAGCTTTCCGGTAGGTTCTTCGTTGTTTCCTTCCCCAAGCCAAGGGGTTACTTCTTTAGCAAGCAACAACAGCTACCAACCGATGCAACCACCGGTAGTACCTCAGTTCTCTGATCTCTATGAATTCCAGACAGGATTCGCAGGAGGACAAGGATATGACAAGAGTTCTCCGTTTCACAACAATGGTTACTTTTCTGGTTTTCCGGCAGCTTCCCAACCTAATCTGATGGCACAAGTGAATCATACGACTTATTCGCAGCAGAgagataacaataatatgtttGGAGAACTGCAAATGGTTGTTGGAGCAATACCATATTCGGGTAGCAGATTTCATGAATCCGAAGTGGGTAACGGTAATAACATCCTCTCCGACTACAAAACTAGCTCAGGTAGATAA
- the LOC103864073 gene encoding BTB/POZ domain-containing protein At5g41330, protein MNIPATAHEPNVISINVGGRIFQTTKQTLTLAGTDSLLSQLATESTTRFVDRDPGLFSVLLYILRTGNLPARSASFDVRDLIEESRYYGIEPFLIDSLSNPSQFEAFDLRKSRILQLNGRDSPSTIAPTSNGGGGLHVAHGSKITSFDWSLRRKSTVLTSFSAVDSLLEISPGVLAAGATDFPGLQIIDLENGGNVRTTLNWETVASSTVQGVGSSSEFLFASFESSRRNSNSIMVYDLSTLLPLLELDRCDVYGAGNDSAIPSNKLRWVESCNLLMVSGSHASPSGVSGHVRFWDVRSRSMVCEIKEREDCFSDVAVSENLSAVFKVGVVSGEVFYMDLRGLGGKDQPWVCLGEEKKRGLNERKGAGCKIESYGNHVFCSKGSGIELWSEVITGLVGNASRDVLEERVFRKNSFAAGSGGNKITGLAFGGSRMFVTRKDQQSIEVWQSPSRGVSM, encoded by the coding sequence ATGAATATTCCGGCCACCGCTCATGAACCGAACGTTATCTCCATCAACGTTGGAGGCCGAATCTTCCAGACGACGAAACAAACCTTAACCTTAGCCGGAACCGATTCTCTTCTCTCCCAACTCGCCACTGAGTCTACTACTCGTTTCGTCGATCGAGATCCCGGTCTCTTCTCCGTCCTTCTCTACATCCTCCGCACGGGAAACCTCCCCGCGAGATCAGCCTCCTTCGACGTCCGAGATCTCATCGAAGAGTCCAGATACTACGGAATCGAGCCCTTCCTCATCGACTCCCTCTCGAATCCGTCCCAGTTCGAGGCCTTCGATCTCCGCAAATCCCGCATCCTCCAATTAAACGGCCGAGACTCTCCGTCTACAATCGCCCCGACGAGTAACGGCGGAGGAGGTCTCCACGTGGCGCACGGGAGCAAAATCACCTCCTTCGACTGGTCGTTACGGCGGAAATCGACGGTGCTGACTAGCTTCTCCGCCGTGGATTCGCTTCTAGAGATCTCTCCGGGAGTTTTAGCCGCCGGAGCCACCGACTTCCCCGGCTTGCAGATCATCGATCTCGAAAACGGCGGAAACGTACGGACGACGCTGAACTGGGAGACCGTGGCTAGCTCGACGGTTCAAGGCGTAGGCTCTTCCTCCGAGTTTCTGTTCGCTAGCTTCGAATCTAGCAGAAGGAACTCGAATTCGATTATGGTGTACGATCTCTCCACGTTGTTACCTCTCTTAGAGCTCGACCGTTGCGACGTCTACGGTGCTGGAAATGATTCTGCGATCCCCTCGAATAAGTTGAGATGGGTTGAGAGCTGTAACTTGTTGATGGTCTCTGGCTCTCACGCTAGTCCGTCTGGCGTGAGTGGTCACGTGCGGTTTTGGGACGTTAGGTCGAGGAGTATGGTTTGTGAGATTAAGGAGAGGGAAGATTGTTTCTCTGATGTCGCTGTCTCGGAGAATCTCTCAGCGGTTTTCAAGGTGGGTGTGGTTTCAGGGGAGGTTTTCTACATGGATTTGAGGGGTTTAGGAGGTAAGGATCAGCCATGGGTTTGTCttggggaagagaagaagagaggctTGAATGAGAGGAAAGGAGCTGGGTGTAAGATAGAGAGCTATGGGAATCATGTGTTTTGTAGTAAAGGGAGTGGGATTGAGCTTTGGTCTGAAGTGATTACGGGGTTGGTGGGGAATGCGAGCCGGGATGTATTGGAGGAGAGGGTTTTTAGGAAGAATTCGTTCGCGGCGGGTTCTGGAGGAAACAAGATAACTGGATTGGCGTTTGGAGGGAGCAGGATGTTTGTGACCCGGAAGGATCAACAGTCTATCGAGGTTTGGCAGAGTCCAAGTCGTGGAGTATCGATGTAA